The following are encoded together in the Serratia odorifera genome:
- a CDS encoding GNAT family N-acetyltransferase gives MMPIAKLVHALGGFRCEQLDTHLPLSLGLDGSAVLHPPASPLPAGWLVQALDQLLVAAPTLSGVTLPYAEWREEPQAQALFALASGDYLARETFYQLPLWLTAERNPASGQMQYDAERALWFPQRPARPQGEVYRRFDPQIKHTLSFRLPEIERDAEQFTRWMNAPRVNAFWEMSGPLETQVAYLQRQLDSSYCYPLLGCFDDRPFGYFEVYWAPEDRIGRHYRWQPFDRGLHMLVGEENWRGAQYIRSWLRGLTHYLYLDEPRTQRVVAEPRADNQRLFRHLPAAGYQTMKEFDFPHKRSRLIVNQRHAFFQEGNV, from the coding sequence ATGATGCCAATTGCCAAACTGGTGCACGCTCTCGGCGGCTTTCGCTGTGAACAGCTGGACACCCACCTGCCACTCAGCCTCGGGCTGGACGGCAGTGCCGTATTGCATCCGCCGGCGAGCCCATTGCCGGCCGGCTGGCTGGTACAGGCGCTGGATCAACTGCTGGTTGCCGCACCCACCCTCAGCGGCGTGACGCTGCCGTATGCCGAATGGCGCGAAGAGCCACAGGCGCAGGCGCTGTTTGCCCTGGCCAGCGGCGACTATCTGGCGCGCGAAACCTTTTATCAACTGCCGCTGTGGCTGACGGCGGAACGCAACCCGGCCAGCGGTCAGATGCAGTACGACGCCGAACGCGCGCTGTGGTTTCCGCAACGCCCGGCGCGGCCACAGGGCGAGGTCTATCGCCGCTTCGATCCGCAAATCAAGCACACGCTGAGCTTCCGCCTGCCGGAGATCGAGCGCGACGCCGAGCAGTTCACCCGCTGGATGAACGCGCCGCGGGTTAACGCCTTCTGGGAAATGAGCGGCCCGCTGGAAACTCAGGTCGCCTATCTGCAGCGCCAACTGGATTCCAGCTATTGCTATCCGCTGCTCGGCTGCTTTGACGATCGGCCCTTTGGCTATTTCGAAGTGTATTGGGCGCCGGAAGATCGCATCGGTCGCCATTATCGCTGGCAGCCGTTCGACCGCGGCCTGCATATGCTGGTGGGCGAAGAAAACTGGCGTGGCGCGCAGTACATCCGCAGTTGGCTACGCGGCTTGACGCATTACCTCTATCTGGACGAACCGCGCACCCAGCGCGTGGTGGCCGAACCGCGCGCCGACAACCAGCGCCTGTTCCGCCATTTGCCGGCCGCTGGCTACCAGACAATGAAAGAGTTCGATTTCCCGCACAAACGTTCGCGTCTGATCGTCAACCAACGCCATGCCTTCTTCCAGGAGGGCAACGTATGA
- the iucC gene encoding IucA/IucC family protein: protein MNIADYADWQRVNRQMIAKILAELEYERTLHAETHHAGWRIAVGDADYTFSAQRGIWGWLHIDPASLACDSQPLAADSMLRQLAQVLAMDDAQIAEHLEDLYATLRGDMQLLAARHGMNAQDLIALEPDALQCLLAGHPKFIFNKGRRGWGLTALQQYAPEYQGQFRLHWVAAQRASFVWCADEQYPLENLLNSAMDHAERQRFDRRWRELKLNDDWVPVPLHPWQWQQKIALHFLPQLAAGELVELGEFGDSYLAQQSLRTLTNVSRRVSFDIKLPLTIYNTSCYRGIPGKYISAGPAASRWLQQIFAEDRTLQASGAQILGEPAAGYMTHQTYAALKQAPYRYQEMLGVIWRENPSCYLKDDEQAILMATLMETDNHGQPLIAAYIARSGLSADAWLTQMFQAVVIPMYHLMCRYGVALIAHGQNITLVMKDHVPQRVLLKDFQGDMRLVDQAFAESASLPQVVKDVTVRLPADYLIHDLQTGHFVTVLRFISPLMASCNVSEQQFYQLLAQVLQRYMAQHPDMAERFDLFSLFKPQIIRVVLNPVKLTYSEHDGGSRMLPNYLQDLDNPLYLVTKEFAQ, encoded by the coding sequence ATGAACATCGCTGATTATGCCGACTGGCAGCGCGTCAACCGCCAGATGATCGCCAAGATCCTGGCGGAGCTGGAGTACGAACGCACGCTGCACGCGGAAACGCACCATGCCGGCTGGCGTATCGCCGTCGGCGACGCCGACTATACCTTCAGCGCCCAACGCGGCATCTGGGGCTGGTTGCATATCGATCCGGCGTCGTTGGCCTGCGACAGCCAACCGCTGGCGGCGGACAGTATGCTGCGTCAGTTGGCGCAGGTGCTGGCAATGGACGATGCGCAGATCGCCGAGCACCTGGAAGATTTGTACGCCACGCTGCGTGGCGACATGCAACTGTTGGCGGCACGCCACGGTATGAATGCGCAGGATCTGATCGCGCTCGAACCCGATGCGCTGCAATGCCTGCTGGCCGGGCATCCGAAGTTTATCTTCAACAAGGGCCGACGCGGCTGGGGCCTGACGGCGTTGCAACAATATGCGCCGGAATATCAGGGTCAGTTCCGTCTGCATTGGGTGGCAGCGCAACGCGCTAGCTTCGTCTGGTGCGCCGATGAGCAGTATCCGCTGGAAAACCTGCTCAACAGCGCGATGGACCATGCCGAACGCCAGCGCTTCGATCGCCGCTGGCGCGAACTGAAGCTGAATGACGATTGGGTGCCGGTTCCGCTGCACCCGTGGCAGTGGCAACAGAAAATCGCCCTGCACTTTTTACCGCAGCTGGCCGCCGGTGAGTTGGTGGAACTGGGCGAGTTTGGTGACAGTTATCTGGCACAACAGTCGCTGCGCACGCTGACCAACGTCAGCCGTCGCGTGTCGTTCGACATCAAACTGCCGTTGACCATTTATAACACCTCCTGCTACCGCGGCATTCCCGGCAAATACATCAGCGCCGGTCCGGCAGCTTCCCGCTGGTTGCAGCAGATCTTTGCCGAAGACCGCACGCTGCAGGCCAGCGGCGCACAGATCCTTGGCGAGCCGGCAGCCGGTTACATGACGCATCAAACCTATGCGGCGTTGAAACAGGCACCGTATCGCTATCAGGAAATGCTCGGCGTCATCTGGCGCGAAAACCCGTCCTGCTATTTAAAGGACGACGAACAGGCGATTCTGATGGCCACGCTGATGGAAACCGACAACCACGGACAGCCGCTGATTGCCGCCTATATCGCCCGCTCCGGTCTGAGCGCCGACGCCTGGCTGACGCAGATGTTCCAGGCGGTGGTGATCCCGATGTATCACCTGATGTGCCGTTACGGCGTGGCGCTGATCGCCCATGGCCAGAACATCACGCTGGTGATGAAGGATCATGTACCGCAGCGCGTGCTGTTGAAGGACTTCCAGGGCGATATGCGCCTGGTCGATCAGGCGTTTGCCGAGAGCGCCTCGCTACCGCAGGTAGTGAAGGACGTGACCGTGCGCCTGCCGGCCGATTACCTGATCCACGATTTGCAAACCGGGCATTTTGTTACCGTGCTGCGGTTTATTTCGCCGCTGATGGCGAGTTGCAACGTGAGCGAACAACAATTTTACCAACTGCTGGCGCAGGTGCTGCAACGCTATATGGCGCAGCACCCGGACATGGCAGAGCGTTTTGATCTTTTTAGTCTGTTTAAACCACAAATCATTCGTGTGGTGCTCAACCCGGTGAAACTCACCTATTCAGAGCACGATGGCGGCAGCCGCATGCTGCCCAACTATCTACAGGATCTGGATAACCCGCTTTATTTGGTCACCAAGGAGTTTGCCCAATGA
- a CDS encoding lysine N(6)-hydroxylase/L-ornithine N(5)-oxygenase family protein has translation MNQPLDFIGIGIGPFNLSIAALGSEVDGFNAQFFERKPHFSWHPGMMVPDCHMQTSFLKDLVSAVSPTNPYSFLNYLVKRKKFYRFLTTEQRTVSREEFADYLDWAANGMASLAFSQDIHQVEFDDRQRLFAVTTQRGVYHARHVCLGIGKKILLPECVTEQNDRCFHASEMALRNPELAGKRVTVVGGGQSGADLFLNIFRGEWGQPSQLNWVSRRNNYNALDEAAFANEYFTPEYVESFYTLNDGAKQRMLSEQKMTSDGITSESLLAIYRAMYHRFEVLRETPWARLLPSRSLAALHAQGNGYQLVTHHHLDQGKETFDSDVVIFATGYQQDRPAFLAPLAERLHLTADDNYRVSPDFTLGWDGPAENCLFAVNAGMHSHGIAEPQLSLMAWRAARILNRALGREQFDLASTPAVIQWRSQQPGTPTRAEQSMLNYSEI, from the coding sequence ATGAATCAGCCTCTCGATTTCATCGGCATCGGTATCGGTCCTTTCAACCTCAGCATTGCCGCGCTTGGCAGCGAGGTCGACGGTTTTAACGCGCAGTTCTTCGAGCGTAAACCCCATTTTTCCTGGCACCCCGGCATGATGGTGCCGGATTGCCACATGCAGACCAGCTTCCTGAAGGATCTGGTCAGCGCAGTGTCACCAACCAATCCCTACAGTTTCCTTAACTACCTGGTCAAGCGGAAGAAATTCTACCGTTTTCTGACCACCGAGCAGCGTACGGTGTCGCGCGAAGAGTTCGCCGACTATCTGGACTGGGCGGCCAACGGCATGGCGTCGCTGGCGTTCAGTCAGGATATTCACCAGGTGGAATTTGACGATCGCCAACGGCTGTTTGCGGTGACCACCCAACGCGGCGTTTATCATGCCCGCCATGTATGTCTGGGCATCGGCAAGAAAATTCTGCTGCCGGAGTGCGTGACCGAGCAAAACGATCGTTGTTTCCACGCCAGCGAAATGGCGCTGCGCAATCCGGAGCTGGCCGGCAAACGCGTTACCGTGGTCGGCGGTGGGCAGAGCGGTGCCGATCTGTTCCTGAATATTTTCCGTGGCGAATGGGGACAGCCGAGCCAACTGAACTGGGTGTCGCGCCGCAATAACTACAATGCGCTCGACGAAGCGGCCTTCGCCAACGAATATTTCACCCCGGAATACGTAGAGAGCTTTTATACCCTGAACGACGGCGCCAAACAGCGCATGTTGAGCGAACAGAAGATGACCTCCGACGGTATTACCAGCGAATCACTGCTGGCGATTTACCGCGCCATGTATCACCGTTTCGAAGTGCTGCGCGAAACGCCGTGGGCACGCCTGTTACCGAGCCGCTCACTGGCGGCGCTACACGCACAGGGCAACGGCTACCAGTTGGTGACGCATCACCATCTCGATCAGGGCAAGGAAACCTTCGACAGCGACGTGGTGATTTTTGCCACCGGCTATCAGCAGGATCGCCCGGCATTTCTGGCGCCGCTGGCGGAACGTCTGCACCTCACCGCCGACGACAACTACCGCGTATCGCCCGACTTTACCCTCGGCTGGGACGGCCCGGCAGAAAACTGCCTGTTCGCCGTCAATGCCGGCATGCACAGTCACGGCATCGCCGAACCGCAGCTCAGCCTGATGGCCTGGCGAGCAGCGCGGATCCTCAACCGGGCTTTAGGACGCGAGCAGTTCGATTTGGCGTCCACCCCGGCGGTAATTCAATGGCGTAGTCAACAGCCGGGCACCCCAACCCGCGCAGAACAGTCTATGCTAAATTACTCGGAAATCTGA